Sequence from the Helicobacter pylori genome:
CTAAAGAAGAAGTGGAACAAAATTTTTTGCTTTGCCAAAAAGAGCAATTGAGAGACGATAACAAAGGCTTGGGCTTTACTTTAGAAGAATTGGTTCAAAAATACGCTAAGTAAAGTTATTTAATTTTATGGATGGTTTTAAAAATCCATTTCATGGTTATTGCTAGGGTTTATGGGTTCATTGGTAGTTTTGTTAAAATCTTTGGTGGTATTTTTGAGTGCGTTTGTGTTTTCTTGTGCGGTTTGTGTAACGGCTGTGATTTGATGGTTGCTTTGCAAGTTTTCTAAAGCTATACTTGTGCTTTTTAATAAGGTTTTAAAGCATTGTAATTCTTTCTGCAAAAAATTAAGCGATTTTTCACAGCGTTTAATGATTTTATCCCTTTGCCCTCTTTCATAAATAGGCAAATCATTTTCATGAGCTTGCGTTAAAAATTTTAAATCTTTTGATAGCTCCATAGCTCTAGTTTCTAAGAATTCTTTTCGCTTCTTAGCAAAACAATAGTTTTCCTCTTCAAGTCTTTTTAAATGTTCTAAAAGATTAAGCCAAGCTTGTTTGTCTAATAAATTGCCTTGTGGGTTAGAATTTTTAACACTATCATCTATCTTTTTCATTTCAAACCTAGCAATATTAACAAGTAAAGCGCTATCTTTAAAAAACTTAGCCACTAAAAACATATTGCCTTTATCAGTCAAGCTTAAATTTTGATAATTCATATACCTAAAAAATTCAAAAGCTCTTTGCGAAATACTATGTCTATCGCTTTTAAAATCTAAAGCAATTTTTTCTAAATTTTTAACAATGCTTTTACTTGTAAAAACTTTGCTCATGCTTTTTAGTCTAGTGTAAAGCTCAAAGCGTTTTTTTGAATGGGATAAATCAACTTCTAAATCTTTGCTAAATTCTTCCTTCAAGACTTTTAAATCTTTATAATCTTTTTCTAAATCTATAATCTTTTTCTGTGTGGCAAAAAGTTTTTTGGTGGTATAAAGATAATCTTTTATTAAAGGGCTTTTACAGACAACCAATTTTTGAGTTTTTTTATAAGTGTTTTTAGGGGTTAAAGATTCTTTATTTAACCATTTTATTTCTTTAAGTTGTTGGTTAAGTTCTTTTTCATTTATTGGGGGCGTGAATTTTTCTTTTTCCCAATGCGTTTTTTCTAATAAACTTTTTAGACTATCTAAATGATCAGATAGGGCATTTTCTCTTTTTTTCAAACTTTCTATTTGAGAAGTTGCACTGCCCAAAACTTTATAGAAATAGTTTTCATGCCTAAAATTCTTATTGTTTCTAGCCTGTTTTTCTAGCGTATCTAACTCTGTTTCTATGTCTTTAATCGCCTTATAAATATTAGGCGTGTTAGAATATTGCAATTCGCCTTTTGAGTTAGCAAATAAATAATCTTTAAATGTTTCTCTTAGTGTGTGGTAAAACTCTTTACAGCTGTCTTTAGAATGAAAGCGTAGTTGCTTATTGGTAATTTTGTTAGTTTTGTTGATAATCACATGCGCATGCGGATTGTTTTGGTGTGTATGGAGTTTCATTATAAAAGGGTAATCATAACCTAGCGTGTTAGTGAGTGTTTGATACACGCTTAATTCCAAAGCTTTTAAATTTTTTTCATTACAATTTTCATCAATGCTAAACACTAGATGTAAAGCACAATTTTTAACACGGCTCTTATTTTCTAATAATTTTTCAAATTGCTCATTCCACTGCTCTGCTATATCATTATAATTAACTTCATTAAAAAATTCATCTCTCACTAGCTCACCATGTTTAGCGATATAATCCATCGCCCTTTTTGAATGCAGGCGTGTCATATTGCCTATGTTTTTGATGACCACTTGTTTTTGTGGCTCTCTTAAACGCATGAATTCTTCTTGTGTGAGTTGGGTTAAATTTTTAGTAAATTTTTCTGCTTCTTTAATAATAGCGTTTAGCATAAGTGTATTGTATCTTAAGCGTCTTTTTGGGCTTGATGACATCATAATCAAAAAGCTCATCGCTTTCAAAGTTTTTAATATAACTTTTTTCTAACGCCATTTTATTGTAATTTTATCCTCATAAAAACTTTGCCGCTTGTTTTAATTTTTAGCTCTTATTCTACATTATTATTCCCCTTTTTTAAAGTGCAGGATAACACTTCAATTTCGTAAAAATTGAAGTCAATTTGACCTTGCAGGTGGCTAAAACACGCGATTAAAAGCTATTCTTAAATCAAACTTAACCAAAAAAAACTTATTTTAAAACTTTCAATTGATTCTTTTCAAACCAATTTTTTACAAAAATTTGGGCTATAATGTAGGTTACGCTAACTATCATCTGTTGGAAAGGAGTTCAATATGTCAAATGTTATTACAGATTACTCGCAATACAATGAAAAGCAACTGCACAATTTCTTAAACTCCATTGAAAAACAATTGCTTAAAGCAGAAGGAGATAAAAATAAAGCGATAAAAAAAATCCAAGAGTGTGAATTACAAGAACAAATGATCAGACAGGTTTTAGCCCAAAAACATTCTCAAGAAAAAGAACCCACACAAAGTTTGTTAAATACGATCGCCTCAAAAGATGACCCAGAATACGATGTTTCGTTTGGAGACTTCAATGATTTTTTACAAATAGCAAAACAAGAAAGAGAAAGGCATAATGCTTAAAGTCAGAACTAAGAAAGATTTTCTTAAAGACTTTAATAAGCATATCTTATCTGGGCGTATTACAGAAAGCGATGTTACAAGCGTTGTTGATTGCCTAAAAAAACAAAAACCACTCCAACAAAAATATTGCGACCATGCTTTGAGCGGCAATCTTAAAGGGTTGAGAGAATGCCATGTCAAGCCAAACTTGTTATTGATTTATGAAATCAAAAAACAAGAAAATGAACTTGTTTTATTGCGTCTAGACACTCATAGCGAGCTATTTAAAAAGTGATCAAACGCTAAAAAAATTATCTACAACAATCCGTGCTAATTTTTAATTCAAGTTGCGCTAACTTTAAAATAGAACATGCTAATTTCTAAAAATAAGCTGCGCTAAGCCACACTACAAAAATGTTAATCTTTATTTTAAATCTTACTCATGCAAGTC
This genomic interval carries:
- a CDS encoding type II toxin-antitoxin system YafQ family toxin, with the protein product MLKVRTKKDFLKDFNKHILSGRITESDVTSVVDCLKKQKPLQQKYCDHALSGNLKGLRECHVKPNLLLIYEIKKQENELVLLRLDTHSELFKK